The following are from one region of the Mus musculus strain NOD/ShiLtJ chromosome 17 genomic scaffold, GRCm38.p6 alternate locus group NOD/ShiLtJ MMCHR17_CHO_IDD1 genome:
- the Prrt1 gene encoding proline-rich transmembrane protein 1 isoform 4 (isoform 4 is encoded by transcript variant 4; The RefSeq protein has 1 substitution compared to this genomic sequence): MSSEKSALRRRDPRGSWSDLHSAPAAPGPRIGSVGAQASATRLHAHRCADHHLLLLAHRHHRHLQGRAGAHGFGPRRFGVCRDRFTRSPEFLLHLPGRGHRSHGALYHPHCSHHHRRPAPRKLLGSLKTSPSRPHSVPPNLPGASRSSAAYPTRALHSLLRRRWTSRHHKLRPHGTSGPESTLSSSGTPLTPTSSAALESAPNPNPPVALVSHPIKVQCQGRSSPRLLSPVGVRSQKPCLIYELHPNSHKPRLQVGRPRLLFRLLGCSV; the protein is encoded by the exons ATGTCGTCAGAAAagtcag CCCTACGCAGGCGGGACCCCCGGGGGTCCTGGAGTGACCTCCACTCTGCCCCCGCCGCCCCAGGGCCCAGGATTGGCTCTGTTGGAGCCCAGGCGTCCGCCACACGACTACATGCCCATCGCTGTGCTGACCACCATCTGCTGCTTCTGGCCCACAGGCATCATCGCCATCTTCAAGGCCGTGCAG GTGCGCACGGCTTTGGCCCGCGGAGATTTGGTGTCTGCCGAGATCGCTTCACGCGAAGCCCGGAATTTCTCCTTCATCTCCCTGGCCGTGGGCATCGCAGCCATGGTGCTTTGTACCATCCTCACTGTAGTCATCATCATCGCCGCCCAGCACCACGAAAACTACTGGGATCCCTAAAAACGTCCCCATCTCGGCCCCACTCCGTGCCCCCCAACCTCCCAGGCGCGTCGCGCAGTTCTGCCGCCTACCCAACGCGCGCCCTGCACAGCCTCCTGAGGCGCCGCTGGACGTCCAGACATCATAAACTCCGCCCCCACGGAACCTCTGGCCCAGAGAGTACGCTCAGTTCCTCAGGAACCCCTCTAACACCCACATCCTCAGCGGCACTGGAATCCGCGCCAAACCCCAATCCTCCAGTCGCCCTAGTTTCCCACCCCATCAAAGTGCAGTGCCAGGGGAGGAGCTCTCCTCGTCTCCTCTCCCCAGTAGGAGTCAGGTCCCAGAAGCCCTGCCTCATCTATGAGCTCCACCCCAACTCCCACAAACCCCGCCTCCAGGTCAGCAGGCCCCGCCTTCTTTTTCGTCTTTTGGGGTGTTCAGTCTGA
- the Prrt1 gene encoding proline-rich transmembrane protein 1 isoform 1 (isoform 1 is encoded by transcript variant 1; The RefSeq protein has 1 substitution compared to this genomic sequence), with protein MSSEKSGLPDSVPHTSPPPYNAPQPPAEPPIPPPQTAPSSHHHHHHHYHQSGTATLPRLGAGGLASAAASAQRGPSSSATLPRPPHHAPPGPAAGAPPPGCATLPRMPPDPYLQETRFEGPLPPPPPAAAAPPPPAPAPTAQAPGFVVPTHAGAVGTLPLGGYVAPGYPLQLQPCTAYVPVYPVGTPYAGGTPGGPGVTSTLPPPPQGPGLALLEPRRPPHDYMPIAVLTTICCFWPTGIIAIFKAVQVRTALARGDLVSAEIASREARNFSFISLAVGIAAMVLCTILTVVIIIAAQHHENYWDP; from the exons ATGTCGTCAGAAAagtcag GCCTTCCAGACTCGGTTCCCCACACTTCACCGCCGCCCTACAATGCCCCCCAGCCACCGGCCGAGCCCCCCATCCCGCCCCCACAAACGGCCCCATCctcacatcaccaccaccaccaccattaccaccagtCTGGCACCGCCACCCTCCCGCGCTTAGGAGCAGGTGGCCTGGCCTCTGCTGCGGCCAGTGCTCAACGCGGTCCTTCGTCTTCCGCCACGCTACCGCGGCCCCCCCACCATGCCCCGCCCGGCCCCGCCGCTGGGGCTCCCCCACCCGGCTGTGCTACCTTACCCCGCATGCCACCCGACCCTTATCTGCAGGAGACTGGCTTCGAGGGTCCACTTCCCCCACCACCGCCTGCGGCCGCCGCCCCGCCCCCACCAGCGCCTGCCCCGACGGCCCAAGCCCCGGGCTTCGTGGTTCCCACGCACGCGGGGGCGGTGGGCACGTTGCCGCTGGGGGGCTACGTGGCGCCGGGCTACCCGCTGCAGCTGCAGCCGTGCACTGCTTATGTCCCTGTGTATCCGGTGGGCACG CCCTACGCAGGCGGGACCCCCGGGGGTCCTGGAGTGACCTCCACTCTGCCCCCGCCGCCCCAGGGCCCAGGATTGGCTCTGTTGGAGCCCAGGCGTCCGCCACACGACTACATGCCCATCGCTGTGCTGACCACCATCTGCTGCTTCTGGCCCACAGGCATCATCGCCATCTTCAAGGCCGTGCAG GTGCGCACGGCTTTGGCCCGCGGAGATTTGGTGTCTGCCGAGATCGCTTCACGCGAAGCCCGGAATTTCTCCTTCATCTCCCTGGCCGTGGGCATCGCAGCCATGGTGCTTTGTACCATCCTCACTGTAGTCATCATCATCGCCGCCCAGCACCACGAAAACTACTGGGATCCCTAA
- the Prrt1 gene encoding proline-rich transmembrane protein 1 isoform 3 (isoform 3 is encoded by transcript variant 3; The RefSeq protein has 2 substitutions compared to this genomic sequence), which produces MSSEKSGDSLRGSTSPTTACGRRPAPTSACPDGPSPGLRGSHARGGGGHVAAGGLRGAGLPAAAAAVHCLCPCVSGGHALRRRDPRGSWSDLHSAPAAPGPRIGSVGAQASATRLHAHRCADHHLLLLAHRHHRHLQGRAGAHGFGPRRFGVCRDRFTRSPEFLLHLPGRGHRSHGALYHPHCSHHHRRPAPRKLLGSLKTSPSRPHSVPPNLPGASRSSAAYPTRALHSLLRRRWTSRHHKLRPHGTSGPESTLSSSGTPLTPTSSAALESAPNPNPPVALVSHPIKVQCQGRSSPRLLSPVGVRSQKPCLIYELHPNSHKPRLQVGRPRLLFRLLGCSV; this is translated from the exons ATGTCGTCAGAAAagtcag GAGACTGGCTTCGAGGGTCCACTTCCCCCACCACCGCCTGCGGCCGCCGCCCCGCCCCCACCAGCGCCTGCCCCGACGGCCCAAGCCCCGGGCTTCGTGGTTCCCACGCACGCGGGGGCGGTGGGCACGTTGCCGCTGGGGGGCTACGTGGCGCCGGGCTACCCGCTGCAGCTGCAGCCGTGCACTGCTTATGTCCCTGTGTATCCGGTGGGCACG CCCTACGCAGGCGGGACCCCCGGGGGTCCTGGAGTGACCTCCACTCTGCCCCCGCCGCCCCAGGGCCCAGGATTGGCTCTGTTGGAGCCCAGGCGTCCGCCACACGACTACATGCCCATCGCTGTGCTGACCACCATCTGCTGCTTCTGGCCCACAGGCATCATCGCCATCTTCAAGGCCGTGCAG GTGCGCACGGCTTTGGCCCGCGGAGATTTGGTGTCTGCCGAGATCGCTTCACGCGAAGCCCGGAATTTCTCCTTCATCTCCCTGGCCGTGGGCATCGCAGCCATGGTGCTTTGTACCATCCTCACTGTAGTCATCATCATCGCCGCCCAGCACCACGAAAACTACTGGGATCCCTAAAAACGTCCCCATCTCGGCCCCACTCCGTGCCCCCCAACCTCCCAGGCGCGTCGCGCAGTTCTGCCGCCTACCCAACGCGCGCCCTGCACAGCCTCCTGAGGCGCCGCTGGACGTCCAGACATCATAAACTCCGCCCCCACGGAACCTCTGGCCCAGAGAGTACGCTCAGTTCCTCAGGAACCCCTCTAACACCCACATCCTCAGCGGCACTGGAATCCGCGCCAAACCCCAATCCTCCAGTCGCCCTAGTTTCCCACCCCATCAAAGTGCAGTGCCAGGGGAGGAGCTCTCCTCGTCTCCTCTCCCCAGTAGGAGTCAGGTCCCAGAAGCCCTGCCTCATCTATGAGCTCCACCCCAACTCCCACAAACCCCGCCTCCAGGTCAGCAGGCCCCGCCTTCTTTTTCGTCTTTTGGGGTGTTCAGTCTGA
- the Prrt1 gene encoding proline-rich transmembrane protein 1 isoform 2 (isoform 2 is encoded by transcript variant 2; The RefSeq protein has 1 substitution compared to this genomic sequence), which produces MRFPGLPDSVPHTSPPPYNAPQPPAEPPIPPPQTAPSSHHHHHHHYHQSGTATLPRLGAGGLASAAASAQRGPSSSATLPRPPHHAPPGPAAGAPPPGCATLPRMPPDPYLQETRFEGPLPPPPPAAAAPPPPAPAPTAQAPGFVVPTHAGAVGTLPLGGYVAPGYPLQLQPCTAYVPVYPVGTPYAGGTPGGPGVTSTLPPPPQGPGLALLEPRRPPHDYMPIAVLTTICCFWPTGIIAIFKAVQVRTALARGDLVSAEIASREARNFSFISLAVGIAAMVLCTILTVVIIIAAQHHENYWDP; this is translated from the exons ATGAGATTCCCAG GCCTTCCAGACTCGGTTCCCCACACTTCACCGCCGCCCTACAATGCCCCCCAGCCACCGGCCGAGCCCCCCATCCCGCCCCCACAAACGGCCCCATCctcacatcaccaccaccaccaccattaccaccagtCTGGCACCGCCACCCTCCCGCGCTTAGGAGCAGGTGGCCTGGCCTCTGCTGCGGCCAGTGCTCAACGCGGTCCTTCGTCTTCCGCCACGCTACCGCGGCCCCCCCACCATGCCCCGCCCGGCCCCGCCGCTGGGGCTCCCCCACCCGGCTGTGCTACCTTACCCCGCATGCCACCCGACCCTTATCTGCAGGAGACTGGCTTCGAGGGTCCACTTCCCCCACCACCGCCTGCGGCCGCCGCCCCGCCCCCACCAGCGCCTGCCCCGACGGCCCAAGCCCCGGGCTTCGTGGTTCCCACGCACGCGGGGGCGGTGGGCACGTTGCCGCTGGGGGGCTACGTGGCGCCGGGCTACCCGCTGCAGCTGCAGCCGTGCACTGCTTATGTCCCTGTGTATCCGGTGGGCACG CCCTACGCAGGCGGGACCCCCGGGGGTCCTGGAGTGACCTCCACTCTGCCCCCGCCGCCCCAGGGCCCAGGATTGGCTCTGTTGGAGCCCAGGCGTCCGCCACACGACTACATGCCCATCGCTGTGCTGACCACCATCTGCTGCTTCTGGCCCACAGGCATCATCGCCATCTTCAAGGCCGTGCAG GTGCGCACGGCTTTGGCCCGCGGAGATTTGGTGTCTGCCGAGATCGCTTCACGCGAAGCCCGGAATTTCTCCTTCATCTCCCTGGCCGTGGGCATCGCAGCCATGGTGCTTTGTACCATCCTCACTGTAGTCATCATCATCGCCGCCCAGCACCACGAAAACTACTGGGATCCCTAA
- the Fkbpl gene encoding FK506-binding protein-like codes for METSPISPMNEKNTAQPQQREENAQQILNTAIPFRQRSPGLLPEALKVGVRPDPANQIVETQEIEHPVAGFEGDSDQFQVSTNEMAEHLQASDLWYCPDGSFVKKIIVPGHGLDKPKLGSKCQVLALGFPFGSGMPEGWTELTIGIGQWREKMWGELMEKCLESMRQGEEAKIHLPGSSAPLAKLRLDSFTNGRDSWEMEAMEKEALAKEEHRRGTELFRAGNPQGAARCYGRALRLLLTLPPPGPPERTTLYANLAACQLLLGHPQLAAQSCDRVLEREPGHLKALYRRGVARAALGDLEKATADFKKVLAVDPKNRAAKEELGKVVIQGRKQDAGLARGLRKMFS; via the coding sequence ATGGAGACCTCACCTATCAGCCCAATGAACGAGAAGAACACCGCTCAGCCGCAGCAGCGGGAAGAGAACGCCCAGCAAATCTTAAATACAGCCATTCCGTTTAGGCAGCGGTCCCCAGGTCTTCTCCCTGAAGCCCTGAAGGTGGGAGTGAGACCGGATCCAGCCAATCAAATTGTAGAGACTCAAGAGATTGAACATCCCGTGGCTGGATTTGAAGGTGACTCTGATCAATTTCAAGTCTCAACCAATGAGATGGCAGAGCACCTCCAAGCTTCTGATCTTTGGTACTGTCCTGATGGGAGTTTTGTAAAGAAGATCATAGTCCCTGGCCATGGCTTAGACAAACCCAAGCTAGGCTCCAAATGCCAAGTGTTGGCTTTGGGATTTCCTTTTGGATCTGGGATGCCAGAGGGCTGGACAGAACTAACCATAGGCATAGGACAATGGAGGGAAAAAATGTGGGGGGAACTCATGGAAAAATGCCTGGAGTCTATGCGTCAAGGTGAGGAGGCAAAGATTCACCTTCCTGGATCCTCTGCACCTCTTGCTAAACTCAGACTGGATTCCTTCACCAATGGCCGGGACTCCTGGGAGATGGAGGCTATGGAGAAGGAGGCTCTGGCCAAAGAAGAACACAGAAGGGGTACAGAACTGTTTCGAGCTGGGAACCCTCAAGGGGCTGCCCGATGCTATGGACGGGCTCTCCGACTGCTGCTGACGTTGCCCCCACCCGGCCCTCCCGAACGAACTACCCTTTATGCCAATCTGGCTGCCTGCCAGTTGCTGCTAGGACACCCCCAGTTGGCAGCCCAGAGCTGTGACCGAGTGCTGGAGCGGGAGCCGGGCCATTTAAAGGCCTTATACCGAAGGGGGGTTGCTCGGGCTGCCCTCGGGGACTTGGAAAAAGCCACTGCTGATTTCAAGAAAGTGCTAGCAGTAGATCCCAAAAACCGTGCAGCGAAAGAGGAGCTGGGGAAGGTGGTCATTCAGGGAAGGAAACAGGATGCAGGGCTGGCTCGGGGACTGCGCAAGATGTTTAGCTGA